One Agelaius phoeniceus isolate bAgePho1 chromosome 6, bAgePho1.hap1, whole genome shotgun sequence DNA window includes the following coding sequences:
- the SYT12 gene encoding synaptotagmin-12 isoform X2: protein MGRDEGEAGSSQFSWDLHTEFLRVASSPPRWEIGLYAAGALALLGIAAINLWKLWRSGSYPAPSPFPNYDYRYLEQKYGAACPDIRNKRGLAPGSQRAPGRSSSSRKSSLRAEDTLESIQELGSLELMGRDLGLAHYGPLRKSISADSLNSISSIGNNFGQDFTVGQVEVCMEYDARAAALHVTLLQGKDLLEKEDARFESCFMRISLLPAEQIVGISRIQRSSYSVAFDERFSVPLDPAALEENSLRFSVFGVDEDERSVSTGVAELKLSDLELATRPFNAWLYLQDTNKAVDTVGEILLSLSYLPTAERLTVVVVKAKNLVWSNGKVTADPFVKVYLLQDGRKISKKKTAVKRGDTNPVFNEAMIFSVPAIVLQELSLRVTVAESGEDGRGDNTGHVLIGPAASGMGTTHWNQMLATLRKPVSMWHPLRRN from the exons ATGGGCAGGGATGAGGGGGAAGCAGGTTCCAGTCAGTTCAGCTGGGATTTGCACACGGAGTTCCTCAGAG TGGCCTCCAGCCCGCCGCGCTGGGAGATCGGGCTCTACGCCGCCGGCGCCTTGGCGCTGCTGGGAATCGCGGCCATCAACCTGTGGAAACTGTGGCGCTCCGGGAGCTACCCGGCCCCTTCCCCGTTCCCCAACTATGACTACCGGTACCTGGAGCAGAAGTACGGAGCGGCGTGCCCGGACATCAGGAACAAG CGAGGGCTGGCCCCGGGTTCGCAGCGGGCTCCGGGCCGGAGCTCTTCATCCCGCAAGAGCAGCCTGAGGGCAGAGGACACCTTGGAGAGCATCCAGGAGCTGGGCAGCCTGGAGCTGATGGGCAGAGACCTGGGCCTGGCCCACTACGGCCCCCTGCGGAAATCCATCTCGGCCGACTCCCTCAACTCCATCTCGTCCATCGGGAACAACTTCGGGCAGGATTTCACCGTGGGGCAGGTGGAGGTGTGCATGGAGTACGACGCGAGGGCGGCCGCCCTGCACGTCACGCTGCTGCAGGGCAAGGACCTGCTGGAGAAGGAGGACGCGCGCTTCGAGTCGTGCTTCATGCGGATCAGCCTCCTGCCGGCCGAGCAGATCGTCGGCATCTCCCGG ATCCAGAGGAGCTCCTACTCGGTGGCCTTTGACGAGCGCTTCTCGGTGCCGCTGGACCCGGCGGCGCTGGAGGAGAACAGCCTGCGCTTCTCCGTCTTCGGCGTGGACGAGGACGAGCGCAGCGTCAGCACTGGCGTGGCCGAGCTCAAGCTCTCCGACCTGGAGCTGGCCACGCGCCCCTTCAACGCCTGGCTCTACCTGCAGGACACCAACAAG GCGGTGGACACGGTGGGGGAGATCCTGCTCTCCCTGAGCTACCTGCCCACGGCCGAGCGGCTCACGGTGGTGGTGGTCAAAGCCAAGAACCTGGTGTGGAGCAATGGGAAGGTGACCGCAG ATCCCTTCGTCAAGGTGTACCTGCTGCAGGACGGGAGGAAGATCAGCAAGAAGAAGACAGCAGTGAAGAGGGGAGACACCAACCCCGTGTTCAACGAGGCCATGATCTTCTCCGTGCCCGCCATCGTGCTCCAG gagctgtccctgcgCGTGACGGTGGCCGAGAGCGGCGAGGACGGGCGCGGTGACAACACGGGCCACGTGCTGATTGGGCCGGCGGCCAGCGGCATGGGCACCACGCACTGGAACCAGATGCTGGCCACGCTCCGCAAGCCCGTCTCCATGTGGCACCCGCTCCGCAGGAATtag
- the SYT12 gene encoding synaptotagmin-12 isoform X1, which translates to MGRDEGEAGSSQFSWDLHTEFLRAPVPLSPAVASSPPRWEIGLYAAGALALLGIAAINLWKLWRSGSYPAPSPFPNYDYRYLEQKYGAACPDIRNKRGLAPGSQRAPGRSSSSRKSSLRAEDTLESIQELGSLELMGRDLGLAHYGPLRKSISADSLNSISSIGNNFGQDFTVGQVEVCMEYDARAAALHVTLLQGKDLLEKEDARFESCFMRISLLPAEQIVGISRIQRSSYSVAFDERFSVPLDPAALEENSLRFSVFGVDEDERSVSTGVAELKLSDLELATRPFNAWLYLQDTNKAVDTVGEILLSLSYLPTAERLTVVVVKAKNLVWSNGKVTADPFVKVYLLQDGRKISKKKTAVKRGDTNPVFNEAMIFSVPAIVLQELSLRVTVAESGEDGRGDNTGHVLIGPAASGMGTTHWNQMLATLRKPVSMWHPLRRN; encoded by the exons ATGGGCAGGGATGAGGGGGAAGCAGGTTCCAGTCAGTTCAGCTGGGATTTGCACACGGAGTTCCTCAGAG cccctgtccccctgtcccccgcAGTGGCCTCCAGCCCGCCGCGCTGGGAGATCGGGCTCTACGCCGCCGGCGCCTTGGCGCTGCTGGGAATCGCGGCCATCAACCTGTGGAAACTGTGGCGCTCCGGGAGCTACCCGGCCCCTTCCCCGTTCCCCAACTATGACTACCGGTACCTGGAGCAGAAGTACGGAGCGGCGTGCCCGGACATCAGGAACAAG CGAGGGCTGGCCCCGGGTTCGCAGCGGGCTCCGGGCCGGAGCTCTTCATCCCGCAAGAGCAGCCTGAGGGCAGAGGACACCTTGGAGAGCATCCAGGAGCTGGGCAGCCTGGAGCTGATGGGCAGAGACCTGGGCCTGGCCCACTACGGCCCCCTGCGGAAATCCATCTCGGCCGACTCCCTCAACTCCATCTCGTCCATCGGGAACAACTTCGGGCAGGATTTCACCGTGGGGCAGGTGGAGGTGTGCATGGAGTACGACGCGAGGGCGGCCGCCCTGCACGTCACGCTGCTGCAGGGCAAGGACCTGCTGGAGAAGGAGGACGCGCGCTTCGAGTCGTGCTTCATGCGGATCAGCCTCCTGCCGGCCGAGCAGATCGTCGGCATCTCCCGG ATCCAGAGGAGCTCCTACTCGGTGGCCTTTGACGAGCGCTTCTCGGTGCCGCTGGACCCGGCGGCGCTGGAGGAGAACAGCCTGCGCTTCTCCGTCTTCGGCGTGGACGAGGACGAGCGCAGCGTCAGCACTGGCGTGGCCGAGCTCAAGCTCTCCGACCTGGAGCTGGCCACGCGCCCCTTCAACGCCTGGCTCTACCTGCAGGACACCAACAAG GCGGTGGACACGGTGGGGGAGATCCTGCTCTCCCTGAGCTACCTGCCCACGGCCGAGCGGCTCACGGTGGTGGTGGTCAAAGCCAAGAACCTGGTGTGGAGCAATGGGAAGGTGACCGCAG ATCCCTTCGTCAAGGTGTACCTGCTGCAGGACGGGAGGAAGATCAGCAAGAAGAAGACAGCAGTGAAGAGGGGAGACACCAACCCCGTGTTCAACGAGGCCATGATCTTCTCCGTGCCCGCCATCGTGCTCCAG gagctgtccctgcgCGTGACGGTGGCCGAGAGCGGCGAGGACGGGCGCGGTGACAACACGGGCCACGTGCTGATTGGGCCGGCGGCCAGCGGCATGGGCACCACGCACTGGAACCAGATGCTGGCCACGCTCCGCAAGCCCGTCTCCATGTGGCACCCGCTCCGCAGGAATtag
- the SYT12 gene encoding synaptotagmin-12 isoform X3, giving the protein MDTGHVSRSRFSVASSPPRWEIGLYAAGALALLGIAAINLWKLWRSGSYPAPSPFPNYDYRYLEQKYGAACPDIRNKRGLAPGSQRAPGRSSSSRKSSLRAEDTLESIQELGSLELMGRDLGLAHYGPLRKSISADSLNSISSIGNNFGQDFTVGQVEVCMEYDARAAALHVTLLQGKDLLEKEDARFESCFMRISLLPAEQIVGISRIQRSSYSVAFDERFSVPLDPAALEENSLRFSVFGVDEDERSVSTGVAELKLSDLELATRPFNAWLYLQDTNKAVDTVGEILLSLSYLPTAERLTVVVVKAKNLVWSNGKVTADPFVKVYLLQDGRKISKKKTAVKRGDTNPVFNEAMIFSVPAIVLQELSLRVTVAESGEDGRGDNTGHVLIGPAASGMGTTHWNQMLATLRKPVSMWHPLRRN; this is encoded by the exons ATGGACACCGGGCACGTGAGCAGATCCCGCTTCAGTG TGGCCTCCAGCCCGCCGCGCTGGGAGATCGGGCTCTACGCCGCCGGCGCCTTGGCGCTGCTGGGAATCGCGGCCATCAACCTGTGGAAACTGTGGCGCTCCGGGAGCTACCCGGCCCCTTCCCCGTTCCCCAACTATGACTACCGGTACCTGGAGCAGAAGTACGGAGCGGCGTGCCCGGACATCAGGAACAAG CGAGGGCTGGCCCCGGGTTCGCAGCGGGCTCCGGGCCGGAGCTCTTCATCCCGCAAGAGCAGCCTGAGGGCAGAGGACACCTTGGAGAGCATCCAGGAGCTGGGCAGCCTGGAGCTGATGGGCAGAGACCTGGGCCTGGCCCACTACGGCCCCCTGCGGAAATCCATCTCGGCCGACTCCCTCAACTCCATCTCGTCCATCGGGAACAACTTCGGGCAGGATTTCACCGTGGGGCAGGTGGAGGTGTGCATGGAGTACGACGCGAGGGCGGCCGCCCTGCACGTCACGCTGCTGCAGGGCAAGGACCTGCTGGAGAAGGAGGACGCGCGCTTCGAGTCGTGCTTCATGCGGATCAGCCTCCTGCCGGCCGAGCAGATCGTCGGCATCTCCCGG ATCCAGAGGAGCTCCTACTCGGTGGCCTTTGACGAGCGCTTCTCGGTGCCGCTGGACCCGGCGGCGCTGGAGGAGAACAGCCTGCGCTTCTCCGTCTTCGGCGTGGACGAGGACGAGCGCAGCGTCAGCACTGGCGTGGCCGAGCTCAAGCTCTCCGACCTGGAGCTGGCCACGCGCCCCTTCAACGCCTGGCTCTACCTGCAGGACACCAACAAG GCGGTGGACACGGTGGGGGAGATCCTGCTCTCCCTGAGCTACCTGCCCACGGCCGAGCGGCTCACGGTGGTGGTGGTCAAAGCCAAGAACCTGGTGTGGAGCAATGGGAAGGTGACCGCAG ATCCCTTCGTCAAGGTGTACCTGCTGCAGGACGGGAGGAAGATCAGCAAGAAGAAGACAGCAGTGAAGAGGGGAGACACCAACCCCGTGTTCAACGAGGCCATGATCTTCTCCGTGCCCGCCATCGTGCTCCAG gagctgtccctgcgCGTGACGGTGGCCGAGAGCGGCGAGGACGGGCGCGGTGACAACACGGGCCACGTGCTGATTGGGCCGGCGGCCAGCGGCATGGGCACCACGCACTGGAACCAGATGCTGGCCACGCTCCGCAAGCCCGTCTCCATGTGGCACCCGCTCCGCAGGAATtag